Proteins from a genomic interval of Scomber japonicus isolate fScoJap1 chromosome 10, fScoJap1.pri, whole genome shotgun sequence:
- the LOC128366546 gene encoding apolipoprotein A-IV-like, with product MKVFVILAVAVLSGCHANLFYADAPKPQMEVLTDAFWDYIAKATETADDTLHMIRKSQLGEEINARLAESADIANKYAVTLQEQLPPAAQDLMTKITAEADVLRNVLTQELSTVRGKLEPYTEDMKAQIQQRVEQLKQELAPYADSMDSDALKTTLMQRSEELKISLEQSVKDLQAQLGPYTDDLRQKVDKHLQDFQDSVAPMTEKVQVELSQRASLVKQIVAPYAEDLREKLDPYAQDLQAQLMSLYQSFVNAN from the exons ATGAAGGTGTTCGTGATACTAGCCGTTGCAGTGTTGTCTG GCTGTCATGCCAACCTCTTCTATGCTGATGCACCCAAGCCACAGATGGAAGTGCTGACTGATGCTTTCTGGGACTACATTGCCAAGGCCACTGAGACAGCTGATGACACCCTCCATATGATCAGGAAGTCACAGCTTGGAGAGGAAATCAA TGCCCGCCTAGCAGAGAGTGCTGACATAGCCAACAAATATGCAGTCACTCTGCAGGAGCAGCTTCCCCCTGCAGCCCAGGACCTGATGACCAAGATCACCGCAGAAGCTGATGTTCTCAGAAATGTGCTGACCCAGGAACTGAGCACTGTCAGGGGAAAGCTGGAACCTTACACAGAGGACATGAAGGCCCAGATCCAGCAGAGGGTGGAGCAGCTGAAACAGGAGCTCGCCCCCTACGCAGACTCCATGGACTCCGATGCTCTGAAAACCACCCTGATGCAGAGGAGTGAGGAGCTGAAGATCAGCCTGGAGCAGAGTGTGAAGGACCTGCAAGCTCAGTTGGGGCCCTACACTGATGACCTGAGGCAGAAGGTGGACAAGCACCTGCAAGATTTCCAAGATAGTGTGGCTCCCATGACCGAGAAGGTCCAGGTTGAGCTGAGTCAGAGAGCCAGTCTGGTGAAACAGATTGTTGCCCCATATGCTGAAGACCTGAGGGAAAAGCTGGACCCCTACGCTCAGGACCTCCAGGCTCAGCTTATGTCCCTCTACCAGTCCTTTGTCAACGCCAACTAA